Proteins found in one Pirellulales bacterium genomic segment:
- a CDS encoding PKD domain-containing protein, producing the protein MLAGIITIGDSWAWLIAANAPGSAPPAPGFNNSLGNVVDSFHPGAPVYNESFGGGTAAQHVSQLYSPGGIIDRVNAHPDADIVWLSSGGNDMLLGQLGGGFYVNNPGNAAVYAAIQSNVQTLVSAILAIRPDIQVVIEGYDYLNIWDTISGSQADAYRLNLGVIKTGNVFYDGFVQNAAVNQGFKDAESGKAAIANASRRVAHIDNYGLNNSVGGYSGYFGSFPASGVFPPDLYPALPTPANRMNNTDPIHLNNTGYATLALRAEQYFIGSALSAANLSLSTNTLNFGNVRVGTSAGGSATGSNIGGNYTKVKNLLFPAASGDFSGGAQSFNPLFQDPSLGSDTATVAYAYTPAARGADTANLTVTSDSGNRALALSGNGVGPVYSSSDSLSFGTALPGAILQQNLSIQNITTDGDLGALTNLTLASAAIIGPDAAYFSLPTFTPGTVLTAAQLQNLTVQFNGTDGERQYSAQLILVTDQDTAVGATGQQFSIALGAQVVSPALPVIDLLQVPGISEGDTLTLAALATDPSGVAGPLSFSWDVNGDSVYGDATGASPTLTWAQLGALGINDGPGTREVTVRVTNTYGGFTDSAAASLSIGNSAPQAGIAGPAVIVRGAPAPFVLSADDPSSADQAAPFTFAIDWDNNGTVDETLTNVTSGAVVTHALPNLGGNTVRVWATDQHGAQNAATITFTTVEWALLTDEINPSLVNLVWGGTTGSDVATFTQLAPDTVRVHAAQLNGAAVDLTFDASGVTGRVKGFGQAGNDQLSAAGLTTLAVMLNGGKGGDTLTGGDADDELHGDDGAEGGADLIFGGAGNDVLYGEDGAEGAADTLHGESGDDLIFGDGNAFVTDGAEGGNDIITGGDGHDRIFAGGGNDQVDGGADHDLLAGGDGAEGTDDTLIGGSGNDVLIASLGAIFGNDILDGELGEDLLMSEQLAVPRAQEQQVLEAVYSEWTSERDYATRIANLSGMGVGPRNNGDTFLTPGVNLLHDSLIDSVAGGLDLDWFLHGDNAELTDYDSQNEQKVTF; encoded by the coding sequence TTGCTTGCCGGCATCATCACTATTGGCGATAGCTGGGCTTGGCTTATCGCCGCCAACGCCCCTGGCTCGGCGCCTCCCGCGCCCGGTTTCAACAACAGTCTGGGGAATGTGGTCGACTCGTTTCATCCCGGCGCTCCGGTCTACAACGAATCGTTTGGCGGCGGCACCGCCGCGCAGCATGTGTCACAGCTCTATTCGCCCGGCGGCATCATCGACCGCGTCAACGCGCACCCCGACGCAGACATCGTCTGGCTGAGCTCCGGCGGCAACGACATGCTGTTGGGCCAACTTGGCGGCGGTTTCTATGTCAACAATCCCGGCAATGCAGCCGTCTATGCGGCAATTCAATCCAACGTCCAAACGCTGGTCAGCGCGATCCTGGCCATCCGCCCCGATATTCAAGTCGTGATCGAGGGCTACGACTACCTCAACATTTGGGACACCATCAGCGGTTCGCAGGCCGACGCCTATCGACTCAATCTCGGCGTGATAAAGACCGGCAACGTCTTCTACGATGGCTTCGTGCAAAACGCCGCTGTCAATCAAGGCTTCAAAGACGCCGAGAGCGGTAAGGCGGCGATCGCCAACGCCAGCCGCAGAGTCGCCCACATCGACAACTACGGCCTGAACAACTCCGTTGGTGGATACTCAGGCTACTTTGGGAGTTTTCCCGCCTCGGGCGTATTTCCGCCCGATCTCTATCCGGCGCTCCCCACCCCCGCCAATCGGATGAACAACACCGATCCAATTCACCTCAACAACACGGGCTACGCCACGCTCGCGCTGCGCGCGGAGCAATACTTTATCGGCAGCGCGCTCTCGGCGGCCAATCTGTCGCTGAGCACTAACACGCTGAATTTCGGCAATGTACGCGTCGGCACGTCGGCGGGCGGATCGGCGACTGGCAGCAACATCGGCGGCAACTACACCAAGGTCAAGAACCTGCTGTTTCCAGCAGCGTCGGGAGATTTCTCCGGCGGCGCCCAGTCGTTCAATCCACTCTTTCAAGATCCTAGCCTCGGCAGCGACACCGCCACTGTCGCCTATGCCTATACTCCGGCCGCGCGCGGCGCCGACACCGCCAATCTCACGGTCACCAGCGATAGCGGAAACCGCGCACTCGCACTGTCGGGCAATGGTGTCGGCCCGGTCTACTCCAGCAGCGACAGTTTGAGTTTCGGCACGGCGCTGCCGGGCGCCATCCTTCAGCAGAATCTATCGATTCAGAACATCACCACCGATGGCGACCTCGGCGCGCTTACCAATCTTACGCTCGCGTCAGCCGCCATTATCGGTCCCGACGCCGCCTATTTCTCGCTGCCCACGTTCACGCCGGGCACGGTGCTCACCGCTGCGCAACTGCAGAATCTCACGGTCCAATTCAACGGCACGGACGGCGAGCGTCAATACAGCGCGCAACTTATCCTTGTCACCGATCAAGACACGGCCGTTGGCGCCACCGGCCAACAGTTCAGCATCGCCCTTGGCGCCCAGGTAGTGAGCCCTGCGCTGCCGGTCATCGATCTACTTCAAGTGCCCGGAATCAGCGAGGGCGACACATTGACGCTGGCAGCGCTGGCCACCGATCCGTCCGGCGTGGCCGGACCATTGAGCTTTTCGTGGGACGTCAACGGCGACAGCGTCTATGGCGACGCCACTGGCGCCAGTCCCACGCTCACCTGGGCGCAGCTTGGCGCCTTGGGAATCAATGATGGGCCGGGCACGCGCGAGGTGACGGTCCGTGTGACCAACACCTATGGCGGATTCACCGACTCCGCGGCGGCCTCCCTTTCGATTGGCAACTCGGCGCCGCAGGCCGGCATTGCTGGCCCAGCGGTCATCGTGCGCGGCGCGCCGGCCCCGTTCGTGCTCTCCGCCGACGATCCCTCCAGCGCGGATCAGGCTGCCCCGTTCACCTTCGCGATCGACTGGGACAATAATGGGACGGTGGATGAAACGCTGACCAATGTCACCAGCGGTGCAGTGGTCACGCACGCGCTTCCCAATCTGGGCGGCAATACCGTCCGTGTCTGGGCCACCGATCAGCACGGCGCCCAAAACGCCGCGACGATCACGTTTACCACAGTCGAGTGGGCGCTGCTCACCGACGAAATCAATCCCAGCCTGGTCAATCTCGTTTGGGGAGGCACCACTGGCAGCGATGTGGCGACCTTTACTCAACTGGCGCCCGACACTGTGCGCGTCCATGCCGCTCAGCTCAATGGCGCCGCCGTCGATCTCACGTTCGATGCCAGCGGCGTCACCGGACGCGTCAAGGGATTTGGCCAGGCCGGCAATGATCAGCTTTCTGCCGCAGGACTCACCACCCTGGCCGTCATGCTCAATGGCGGCAAAGGAGGCGACACGCTGACGGGCGGCGATGCGGACGACGAGCTGCACGGCGACGACGGCGCCGAGGGAGGCGCGGATCTGATCTTTGGCGGCGCAGGCAACGACGTCCTCTATGGCGAGGATGGCGCCGAAGGAGCCGCCGACACGCTGCACGGTGAATCCGGCGACGATCTGATCTTTGGCGATGGCAACGCCTTCGTCACCGATGGCGCCGAGGGAGGAAACGACATCATCACCGGCGGCGATGGCCACGATCGTATTTTCGCTGGCGGCGGCAACGATCAGGTGGACGGAGGCGCCGATCACGATCTGCTGGCCGGGGGCGACGGCGCCGAGGGCACCGACGACACATTGATTGGAGGATCAGGCAACGATGTGCTAATCGCCAGTCTAGGCGCGATCTTCGGCAACGACATCCTGGATGGCGAACTTGGCGAGGACCTCCTGATGAGCGAGCAACTTGCCGTCCCCCGCGCCCAGGAACAGCAGGTGCTCGAAGCTGTCTACAGCGAATGGACCTCCGAGCGCGACTATGCCACCCGGATCGCCAATCTCAGCGGAATGGGTGTCGGTCCTCGCAATAACGGCGATACCTTTCTCACGCCCGGCGTCAATCTCCTTCACGACAGCCTGATCGACAGCGTTGCCGGGGGACTCGATCTCGACTGGTTCCTCCATGGCGACAACGCGGAGCTAACCGACTACGACTCTCAGAATGAGCAGAAGGTCACGTTCTGA
- a CDS encoding glutaredoxin family protein: MWPFAAKTPPAVVLYTRCGCHLCDDAKALLIKHGLTPEEIDIDQVPEWRDRYNTCVPVVVIDGRERFRGRVDEVLLRRLLRGRRA; encoded by the coding sequence ATGTGGCCATTCGCCGCCAAAACCCCACCGGCAGTCGTGCTTTATACCCGCTGCGGCTGTCATCTCTGCGACGACGCCAAGGCGCTATTGATTAAGCATGGGCTGACGCCCGAAGAGATCGACATCGACCAGGTTCCCGAATGGCGCGATCGCTACAACACCTGCGTTCCGGTGGTGGTGATCGACGGTCGCGAGCGATTCCGCGGACGCGTCGACGAGGTGCTGCTCCGGCGGTTGCTGCGCGGAAGGCGCGCATGA
- a CDS encoding TIGR04282 family arsenosugar biosynthesis glycosyltransferase: MNQLTVFAKYPAPGMVKTRLSTAIGAEQAAALARAMLICTLDRFAAASSRPTVACDPPETLRDFQSLVGDRWRLTPQSTGDLGQRLANHFDGAFATGVEKVVVIGADSPTLPVANVEDAFRRLAKAAVVLGPSDDGGYYLIGASRETPPVFANIDWSTPRVWSQTVNQLQSAGIPYSVLPRWHDIDDATDLERLTTELESLAGDMAPSLIELRSLVRQLSPRPTLSTDRRAAER, encoded by the coding sequence ATGAATCAACTCACCGTCTTCGCGAAATACCCCGCGCCGGGCATGGTAAAAACTCGTTTGTCCACCGCGATCGGCGCCGAGCAGGCGGCTGCGCTGGCCCGCGCGATGCTCATCTGCACGCTCGACCGTTTCGCAGCCGCAAGCAGCCGACCAACCGTCGCCTGTGATCCGCCAGAAACGCTCCGCGATTTTCAGTCGCTGGTCGGAGACCGCTGGCGGTTGACGCCTCAATCGACTGGCGACCTCGGCCAGCGGCTAGCTAACCATTTTGATGGCGCGTTCGCGACGGGTGTCGAGAAAGTCGTGGTGATTGGCGCCGACAGTCCCACGCTGCCAGTCGCCAATGTCGAGGATGCGTTTCGCCGGCTTGCCAAGGCGGCAGTGGTGCTTGGACCCAGCGATGATGGCGGCTACTACCTGATCGGCGCAAGTCGCGAGACTCCGCCCGTCTTTGCCAACATCGACTGGAGCACGCCGCGCGTCTGGTCTCAAACGGTGAACCAACTACAATCCGCCGGCATCCCCTATTCCGTCTTGCCGCGGTGGCACGATATTGACGATGCCACTGATTTGGAGCGACTCACAACGGAACTCGAATCGCTTGCCGGCGACATGGCCCCATCACTGATTGAACTGCGCTCCCTAGTCAGGCAACTATCGCCACGGCCAACGTTATCGACCGACCGGCGAGCGGCGGAGCGTTAA
- a CDS encoding 6-carboxytetrahydropterin synthase, producing the protein MSEQYSVRLEKERFVFSAAHFITYADNICEPLHGHNYAVAAEVFSPLDANHYVVDFIALRDALVGITRELDHRMLLPTEHPRIRVEASDREVEARFEDRRWVFPRADCVLLPVANTTAELLARWIGERLLVELAAKLRFRPQQMKIEVDECAGQQGIWDWRND; encoded by the coding sequence ATGAGCGAGCAGTATTCGGTTCGGCTGGAAAAAGAGCGATTTGTCTTTTCGGCGGCGCACTTCATCACCTATGCCGACAACATCTGCGAACCGCTGCACGGCCACAACTACGCCGTGGCGGCCGAGGTATTTAGCCCCTTGGACGCGAATCACTACGTGGTCGATTTCATCGCGCTGCGCGACGCGCTGGTGGGCATCACACGCGAACTCGATCACCGCATGTTGCTGCCGACTGAGCACCCGCGGATTCGCGTCGAGGCGAGCGATCGCGAGGTCGAGGCGCGATTTGAGGATCGCCGCTGGGTCTTTCCGCGGGCCGATTGCGTGCTGCTGCCGGTGGCGAACACCACGGCGGAACTTTTGGCGCGCTGGATTGGCGAGCGTTTGCTCGTCGAGCTTGCCGCCAAACTACGATTTCGTCCGCAGCAAATGAAGATCGAGGTCGACGAATGCGCCGGTCAGCAAGGCATTTGGGATTGGCGGAACGATTAA
- a CDS encoding triphosphoribosyl-dephospho-CoA synthase: MDQSPRLSIGQCATLATLLEASAPKPGNVNRGADFGDLTFYDFQACAVAVAPAMEAAAAGTRLGPTVLAAVQATRSLIATNANLGTILLVAPMAMSERGAPLASGVPRVLASLDSEDARLVYEAIRLATPGGMGKVDKADVAGPPPACLIAAMRLAEDRDAVARQYTRDFEDVFTLVLPALLEGIEQGWTIADSIVRTQLTVLARIPDSLIARKCGWETARQASTRAAAALASGRPEDEAYHEALADFDFWLRSDGHRRNPGTTADLIAAGLFAALRDGQLGRVS; the protein is encoded by the coding sequence ATGGACCAGTCGCCGCGACTCTCGATTGGTCAATGCGCCACGCTTGCCACACTGTTGGAGGCGAGCGCGCCGAAGCCGGGCAACGTGAATCGCGGCGCCGATTTCGGCGACCTGACTTTTTATGATTTTCAGGCCTGCGCCGTGGCGGTGGCGCCCGCCATGGAAGCGGCCGCCGCCGGAACGCGCTTGGGGCCAACGGTGCTGGCGGCAGTGCAGGCGACCCGCAGCCTCATCGCCACCAACGCGAACCTGGGAACCATCCTGCTCGTGGCGCCAATGGCGATGAGTGAGCGCGGAGCGCCACTGGCCAGCGGCGTGCCGCGAGTCTTGGCGAGCCTCGACTCGGAAGACGCCCGCCTGGTCTACGAGGCCATTCGCCTGGCAACGCCCGGCGGCATGGGAAAAGTTGACAAGGCCGATGTGGCGGGGCCTCCGCCCGCGTGCCTGATCGCGGCGATGCGACTGGCCGAAGATCGTGACGCGGTCGCCCGGCAATATACGCGCGATTTTGAGGACGTATTCACGCTGGTGTTGCCCGCCTTGCTGGAGGGAATCGAGCAGGGATGGACGATCGCCGATTCGATCGTGCGAACGCAACTGACGGTGCTGGCGCGGATTCCCGACTCGCTGATTGCCCGCAAGTGCGGCTGGGAGACAGCGCGGCAGGCATCGACGCGCGCCGCGGCGGCGCTAGCTAGCGGCCGGCCGGAGGACGAGGCGTATCACGAGGCGTTGGCCGATTTCGATTTTTGGCTGCGCAGCGACGGCCACCGGCGCAATCCGGGGACCACGGCCGACTTGATCGCGGCTGGATTGTTCGCGGCGCTACGCGACGGGCAGCTTGGTCGAGTATCGTAG